From the genome of Nicotiana sylvestris chromosome 2, ASM39365v2, whole genome shotgun sequence, one region includes:
- the LOC104210692 gene encoding large ribosomal subunit protein eL14z, with protein MPFKRFVEIGRVALVNYGKDYGKLVVIVDVIDQNRALVDAPDMVRSQINFKRLSLTDIKIDIKRIPKKKTLVAAMEAADVKNKWESSSWGRKLIVQKRRASLNDFDRFKLMLAKIKRAGVVRQELAKLKKETVA; from the exons ATG CCGTTCAAGAGGTTCGTTGAAATCGGAAGAGTTGCGCTCGTTAACTACGGGAAAGACTATGGGAAGCTTGTCGTCATTGTTGACGTCATCGACCAAAATAGG GCTCTTGTTGATGCTCCTGACATGGTAAGGAGCCAGATAAACTTCAAGAGGCTTTCACTCACAGACATCAAAATCGACATCAAAAGGATTCCAAAGAAGAAGACCCTGGTTGCTGCTATGGAGGCTGCCG ATGTGAAGAACAAGTGGGAGTCCAGTTCATGGGGAAGGAAGTTGATAGTGCAGAAGAGGAGGGCTTCACTCAACGATTTTGACAGGTTTAAGCTTATGTTGGCAAAAATCAAG AGGGCTGGTGTCGTGAGACAGGAGCTTGCAAAGCTTAAAAAGGAGACAGTGGCTTAA